AAGCAGCAGCCCTCTGCCCATATCAGTGGCCGCTGGCCAGTATCGACAGCAGCGACTGGTGACAATGTCATTTCATCGGTAGCTGTTCTGGAATGGGACCAATAGTTACAATATAGAGAATAGATATTGAAGTTCTGTTTTTCTGTACCGTATATGCACCATATAATAAAATATTTGCACGTATCCGGTTTAACTTATTGTCTTCAATACACTATCCAGCCGACTGTATCCCACTAGCCAATATGAACAGAAGTCTATTATAATCCGGTATTTTGCTACGTATTGTTAGCATGAGTTCTGATAACTCTACGAACGTCGGCGGAAGTGCGAGCAGAAGAAAATTTATTAAATTGGGAAGCGTGACGGCGATCGGCGGACTGGCGGGCTGTCTCGGTGACGAAGAGACCGACGAACCGACGGAGAGCAATCCCCTCGAAGTCGAGTTCTTTGGCGGTGTGTTTCAGGAAGTACTCGATGAACATCTCATCGAACCGTTCCGAGAGGATACTGGGATTCCGGTCGAGAGCAGCGCCGGAACGAGTGCTGGGGAGCCGTTGCAGCTCCAACAAGCGGTGCAGGCTGGAGAGGCACCGATCGATCTGGTCGCTGCATCACCAGTCAACCGGATCCGCGGCGAACGTCTGGGCAACTGGTATACGTACGAGGAATCGGACCTGCCGAACATCGACAATGCGGTCGACGATCTGGTCTCGTACGATCAAGAGTCCGGCGCGGTATCGGGCGTCGGTGCGTACGGCTGGTTTGGAACGATCGTCTCCCAGACCGATCTGCTGGATGAGGAAGTGACCAGCTGGGAAGCCCTCTGGGAGCAGGACCACACGTGGGCGCTGAGTGAGTCCTCCCAGACGACGTTGCTCGATATCACCGCCGAAGTATTCTTCGATGGGGCCGAAACCCTGGACACGGAAGATGGCCTCGTCGAGGTGATGGAGAAAATCCAGGAAGTAACCGACAATGTCGGTGTCTGGTACGACGGCGAGGCGGAAGCCCAGCAGGCGTTGCTCGACGAGAACGTCGAGGTCGCCTCCCTGTTTCACGACGTGACGCTCGTGATGGAAGACGACGGCGCACCAGTCTCGACGAACTTCCCCGAGGAGGGGGCGGTCCAGAACGACGCGAACTGGGTGATTCTCGAATCGACGGACTTCCCCGAGGAAGCGCTCGAGTTCGTCAACTACACGCTCCGCCCCGAAGTGCAACAGAACATCTCCGAGAACCTGTTTACCTACCCGACGGTCCGGGACGAGCTCCTCGACATGGACGAGGAGCTACAGGATCGGATCTTCGGCCCCGGCGTCGATGCGGCGATCCGGCCGAACCACCAGACGAAAATCGACAACGAGGAGTTCCTCGACGAGACCTGGAGGGAAATGGTTCTATGAGTGCGGGCGCGCATCTCAGTCTAAAAGGGCTGACCAAGATCTACGATGGTCGGGTACGAGCAGTCGATGGTGTCGAGCTCGATGTGCAAGACGGCGAGTTCGTCACACTCGTGGGGCCAAGTGGCTGTGGAAAATCTACCACACTGCGGATGATCGCGGGCTTTATTGATCCGACAGCCGGTTCGATCGAGATGAACGGGCAGGATATCACCGCATTGCCGCCGAACAAGCGCGATATCGGCATGGTGTTCCAGTCGATCGCGCTGTTCCCGCACATGACTGTCGCGGAGAACATCTCCTACGGGATGAAAGTCGCCAACGAGAGCTTCAGCCGGTCGGAGATGGACGAGCGCGTCGAGGAAATGCTGGAACTAATCGAGATGCCCGAAACTGCGGATCGGTATCCAGAACAGCTTTCGGGGGGACAACAACAGCGGATCGGCCTCGCTCGGTCGCTTGCGTTGCGCCCCGAGATCCTGTTACTCGACGAGCCGCTGTCGGCGCTGGACGAAAAGCTCCGAGAGCAGATGCAGACCGAGCTCACGAAGATCCAGCAAGAGCTCGGCGTTACGACGGTGTTCGTAACGCATAATCAGGAAGAGGCGATGACGA
Above is a genomic segment from Natranaeroarchaeum aerophilus containing:
- a CDS encoding ABC transporter substrate-binding protein, with translation MTAIGGLAGCLGDEETDEPTESNPLEVEFFGGVFQEVLDEHLIEPFREDTGIPVESSAGTSAGEPLQLQQAVQAGEAPIDLVAASPVNRIRGERLGNWYTYEESDLPNIDNAVDDLVSYDQESGAVSGVGAYGWFGTIVSQTDLLDEEVTSWEALWEQDHTWALSESSQTTLLDITAEVFFDGAETLDTEDGLVEVMEKIQEVTDNVGVWYDGEAEAQQALLDENVEVASLFHDVTLVMEDDGAPVSTNFPEEGAVQNDANWVILESTDFPEEALEFVNYTLRPEVQQNISENLFTYPTVRDELLDMDEELQDRIFGPGVDAAIRPNHQTKIDNEEFLDETWREMVL
- a CDS encoding ABC transporter ATP-binding protein; protein product: MSAGAHLSLKGLTKIYDGRVRAVDGVELDVQDGEFVTLVGPSGCGKSTTLRMIAGFIDPTAGSIEMNGQDITALPPNKRDIGMVFQSIALFPHMTVAENISYGMKVANESFSRSEMDERVEEMLELIEMPETADRYPEQLSGGQQQRIGLARSLALRPEILLLDEPLSALDEKLREQMQTELTKIQQELGVTTVFVTHNQEEAMTMSDRIVIMDDGHFAQIGSPEEVYNNPQSTFVADFMGKSNLFPGTVSERGSRQSTVRTDAGEFVVEDTSFATETSVQLLVRPEDFRMSTTSAPDSKNMISGTIEITHLLGSVARYHVSSEQAGQLIVEDQSGGQSVTEGQQVQLSVDPADCFVIPDPEPAIETNVSEPAKGVYSSE